The following are encoded in a window of Oncorhynchus mykiss isolate Arlee chromosome Y, USDA_OmykA_1.1, whole genome shotgun sequence genomic DNA:
- the LOC110509931 gene encoding vesicle-associated membrane protein 2 yields MSAPAAAGAPADGAAPPPNLTSNRRLQQTQAQVDEVVDIMRVNVDKVLERDQKLSELDDRADALQAGASQFETSAAKLKNKYWWKNAKMMIILGLICAIVLIVLIVYFST; encoded by the exons AT GTCTGCCCCAGCTGCTGCCGGCGCCCCCGCAGATGGAGCGGCGCCCCCTCCCAACCTCACCAGCAACCGCCGCCTGCAACAGACACAGGCTCAGGTGGATGAG GTGGTGGATATCATGCGTGTAAACGTGGATAAGGTTCTGGAGCGTGATCAGAAGCTGTCAGAGCTGGATGATCGGGCCGATGCTCTGCAGGCTGGAGCCTCACAGTTCGAGACCAGCGCTGCAAAACTCAAGAACAAGTATTGGTGGAAGAATGCCAAG ATGATGATTATCCTGGGGCTGATATGTGCGATTGTCCTCATTGTCCTCATCG TCTACTTCAGCACCTAA